In candidate division KSB1 bacterium, a single genomic region encodes these proteins:
- a CDS encoding DUF3179 domain-containing protein: MLLIYRAKQNKKANVRECTPDKRNRSTKLPVCHFESPLGEKQRSIIFVSLKMALAQLMNDVNSNPVVIAGMESADFYISYSRLAKDGTILTFDVKTETPAIYPFDLIDNEGTVRNILGKAVSGPRSGEQLTPTVSYNAYWFAWGTFFPDVLIYGE, from the coding sequence ATGCTTTTGATTTATAGAGCTAAGCAAAATAAAAAAGCTAACGTCAGAGAATGTACTCCTGATAAACGAAACAGGTCCACAAAACTCCCTGTTTGTCATTTCGAATCGCCCTTAGGCGAAAAGCAAAGATCTATCATTTTCGTCTCTTTGAAAATGGCGCTCGCGCAATTAATGAATGATGTAAACAGCAACCCGGTTGTCATCGCAGGTATGGAATCGGCGGACTTTTACATCAGCTATTCACGGTTGGCAAAGGATGGTACTATTTTGACTTTTGATGTCAAAACGGAAACGCCGGCTATATACCCTTTTGATTTAATAGATAATGAAGGGACGGTGCGGAATATTCTGGGTAAGGCGGTATCGGGACCCCGCAGCGGAGAACAACTAACGCCGACCGTTTCTTATAATGCTTATTGGTTTGCGTGGGGCACTTTTTTCCCGGATGTACTAATTTACGGCGAATAG